The Rhododendron vialii isolate Sample 1 chromosome 8a, ASM3025357v1 genome has a window encoding:
- the LOC131335097 gene encoding RNA-binding KH domain-containing protein RCF3-like has product MSGQNPTQGKIAIPISLSLSLSLSPRFGSEDLPLTIRGTFGHIQLSCFCSPSQSNISARFSSMAGQRSYGKRTHSHSDYADDGGNKRRNHSDDRDSFSIGKEDTVYRFLCPGKKIGSIIGRGGEIVKQLRADSKSKIRIGETVRGCEERVVTIYSSSEETNRFDDSDDMVCPAQDALFRVHDRVVAEELGADENMEETPQVTVKLLVPSDQIGGVIGKGGQIVQNIRSETGAQIRILKDDHLPACALGSDELVQISGEPRVVRKALYQIASRLHDNPSRSQHLLASATANVYPSSGTVLGPGGPIIGLAPLGPYGGYKGDRGDWSRPYYSASRDGASSKEFSLCLVCPTVNLGGVIGKGGTIINQIRQETGAAIKVDSSAAEGDDCLISISAKENFEDAFSPTIEAALRLQSRCSEKVERDSGLISFTTRLLVPTSRVGCLIGKGGSIINEMRRITQANIRVLSKGSLPKVAAEDDEMVQISGDPDLAKDALVQVTSRLRANLFDREGAVSAMLPVLPYLPMSADGSDGLKYDSRDSRRHGRGPYSSGYGDASDLPSVDGYGSYGGSQSGGNGGGYGAYGGYSSGRTDSSMFSGKNPVSRRKNYDY; this is encoded by the exons ATGTCCGGTCAAAACCCTACACAAGGAAAAATAGCAattccaatctctctctctctctctctctctctctcccctcgaTTCGGCTCTGAAGATCTGCCCTTAACCATCAGAGGTACGTTCGGCCACATTCAGCTATCTTGCTTCTGTTCACCGTCCCAATCAAAC ATCTCAGCTCGTTTTTCTTCTATGGCTGGCCAGAGAAGTTATGGAAAACGTACCCATTCTCACTCTGATTATGCGGATGATGGGGGAAATAAAAGGAGAAATCACAGTGATGATAGAGACTCCTTTTCTATTGGGAAGGAAGATACTGTATACCGATTCCTGTGTCCTGGAAAGAAGATTGGGAGTATTATAGGAAGGGGTGGCGAAATCGTTAAGCAATTAAGGGCAGACAGTAAATCAAAAATTAGGATTGGTGAGACGGTAAGAGGATGCGAGGAGCGCGTTGTCACTATCTACAGCTCAAGTGAAGAAACAAATAGGTTTGATGACTCTGACGATATGGTTTGTCCAGCCCAGGATGCCCTGTTCAGGGTGCATGACAGAGTTGTTGCTGAGGAGTTGGGGGCTGATGAGAACATGGAAGAAACCCCACAAGTTACTGTTAAACTTCTTGTGCCGTCTGATCAGATTGGTGGTGTTATCGGGAAAGGAGGACAGATAGTTCAGAATATACGCAGTGAAACTGGTGCCCAAATTCGCATTTTGAAAGATGACCATTTGCCTGCTTGTGCATTGGGCTCCGATGAACTTGTGCAG ATATCTGGTGAACCCCGTGTTGTGAGGAAGGCTCTTTATCAAATTGCATCTCGTCTTCACGACAATCCATCTCGGTCCCAGCACCTGCTTGCTTCTGCCACGGCCAATGTATATCCTTCTAGTGGTACAGTCCTGGGCCCAGGTGGCCCAATAATAGGGTTAGCTCCACTTGGTCCTTATGGAGGGTATAAAGGTGACAGGGGAGACTGGTCGCGCCCTTATTACTCAGCTTCGAGGGATGGGGCATCTTCAAAGGAgttttctctttgtttggtttgtcctaCTGTAAATCTCGGTGGTGTAATTGGGAAGGGTGGCACCATAATCAATCAAATCAGACAAGAGACTGGGGCTGCTATCAAAGTCGATAGTTCAGCTGCAGAGGGAGATGATTGCTTGATATCTATTTCTGCGAAAGAG AACTTTGAAGACGCATTCTCTCCAACAATTGAAGCAGCATTGCGCTTGCAATCGAGGTGCAGTGAAAAGGTTGAAAGAGATTCGGGTCTTATTTCATTTACAACTCGTCTTCTTGTCCCAACCTCTAGGGTTGGCTGCCTTATTGGCAAAGGAGGATCTATCATTAATGAGATGAGGAGAATCACCCAAGCTAATATTCGCGTACTTTCCAAGGGAAGTCTCCCGAAAGTCGCAGCTGAAGATGATGAAATGGTGCAG ATTTCTGGAGACCCTGATCTTGCTAAAGATGCTCTTGTGCAAGTAACTTCACGGTTAAGGGCAAATCTGTTTGATAGAGAGGGTGCTGTATCTGCGATGCTCCCGGTCCTTCCATACCTTCCCATGTCAGCAGATGGTTCAGATGGTTTGAAATATGACAGTAGAGATAGTAGAAGGCATGGACGTGGACCTTATTCCAGTGGATATGGTGACGCTAGTGATTTGCCTTCTGTTGATGGCTATGGAAGTTATGGTGGTTCACAG AGTGgcggtaatggtggtggttatgGAGCATATGGTGGCTATTCTTCGGGCCGGACTGATAGTTCTAT GTTTTCCGGTAAGAACCCTGTTTCTCGGAGGAAAAACTATGATTACTAA